A stretch of Pseudobdellovibrionaceae bacterium DNA encodes these proteins:
- a CDS encoding MotA/TolQ/ExbB proton channel family protein, whose translation MLAEQIFAVAEVADQAVLYLLLILSVVSIGLILERWFVLRKFAANSKKMRARVKAAITSHSLDDVEQLSKDPETLEGRAMGFAVKHMKENGSKGLEEVFNSFALAEKPELERSLNFLATLGSNAPYIGLFGTVLGIMKAFNDLANSPDAGQQTVMAGISIALVATAAGLFVAIPAVIAYNYFSRQVKGIMVGLDSVKELCLAYAKRKG comes from the coding sequence GTGTTAGCCGAACAGATTTTTGCCGTTGCCGAAGTCGCAGATCAAGCCGTTTTGTATCTCCTCTTGATCTTGAGCGTAGTGAGCATCGGTTTGATTCTTGAACGTTGGTTCGTTTTGCGCAAGTTCGCCGCGAACAGTAAGAAAATGCGCGCCCGCGTGAAAGCCGCGATCACTTCACATAGCTTGGATGATGTCGAGCAGCTCAGCAAAGATCCCGAGACCTTGGAAGGCCGCGCCATGGGGTTCGCGGTCAAACACATGAAAGAGAATGGTTCGAAGGGACTGGAAGAGGTCTTCAACTCGTTCGCCCTGGCGGAAAAGCCGGAGCTCGAGCGCTCGTTGAACTTCTTGGCGACCTTGGGATCGAATGCGCCCTACATCGGTTTGTTCGGAACGGTCCTCGGGATCATGAAGGCGTTCAACGATCTCGCGAATAGCCCGGATGCCGGACAGCAGACGGTCATGGCCGGAATTTCGATCGCGCTCGTCGCGACGGCGGCGGGCCTTTTCGTCGCGATCCCCGCGGTCATCGCCTACAACTATTTCTCGCGTCAAGTGAAGGGCATCATGGTCGGTTTGGACAGCGTGAAGGAGCTTTGCCTCGCGTACGCGAAGCGGAAAGGCTGA
- a CDS encoding DEAD/DEAH box helicase family protein: protein MADVRQLAFCTVIASTLFSGVIALTPRAYAIRCVDMHAGPSRVLPTPISERTPTKAEQLYANRAPNLPPKDRMLEDIELLRKTDPELAATAREARLAKERGQSLRVDLSGLETHMVFFVEGAYSKVVGDRGYSRPFVKFTRVDANTLMIEHAGDKHPMVVRWSEGITSPQRAKSVNEGGRLVQVLDIPASLKSRAGLNELPRKFIYSLITGSHLNKFISGAGSAIMRIASVLHDGRLAYDRPTQVESKQVRALLDSNPKLRTKVRSLLFVAPTATGKTKVLGDTIVNKVNSALATKGRKLIVLMTKTPDLTGELAREIGEHLYGEISPRNFRLVQWGGENTEAMGTPELLRFIDASDVPIVLVTSYPTLSARAKSTTEQAELFRRANSLMIDEAHNAGGETFANVLRSAMDVATADRNSGNVLNGLDIFGVTASPVTRIQRTADLFDAAFWAAVDSPGRWAQTQMRTGHELKNSEKVLEWVRILEQYEKARDRGEINASEPQFYKPEERGFKFSTIFKRDTGTSSSVDIARLKEIWPDLLPMIEGHGPGVIQTYPRDAAPVAEALSQLTGKNFVSLQKLNPVERGRVYEAFRSGGLYEGRPVDAIVGPIREGLDFPQAGWYLSFKKYVKFPENIQGPGRVVRLALNKLPPLIMFFGTEVNKIAYKDVRELVLSRLGRLPVKLPEGRLYSGARRGDESHIGQVIEKLNTSMEALVRIRAEVAKQMGDPKNLNAERILEMQTLLKDIRLSGENREIAQSLKEFVTELNSFPFFTGQLRSTWTLTDRLLSLAKTPEGTKRRIKPEEEAWLKDKEIMEQVKLFRSLLPNIGPVPRAILEHMDLRPINVYELADAVNRFVEANDGKAPFTADADPRSLRAFTQQVLRTSPDAFWRRLNENSRKALETEYQAQSRVSLEQAVNDFVLTYRMFPHLEFRLMHDMDRGLVDGISDKLATELSQRLREGDVDVAKLSPDAQRALEDSEVYNASVLGVIRALRELREDVTDGGTSYVQRLRDEGLLSYDTLARTGDFRVLRVIDQLVELNPNGDFRSSILRDAVFQRLADVGP from the coding sequence ATGGCCGACGTACGTCAACTGGCATTCTGCACCGTGATCGCATCGACGCTCTTTTCCGGAGTCATCGCCCTGACTCCGCGGGCCTACGCCATCCGTTGCGTGGATATGCACGCCGGGCCCAGTCGGGTTCTGCCGACACCGATTTCCGAGCGCACCCCCACGAAGGCGGAACAGCTTTACGCCAACCGTGCACCGAACCTACCCCCGAAAGACCGCATGCTCGAGGACATCGAGCTGCTTCGGAAAACCGATCCGGAGCTCGCCGCGACCGCGCGTGAAGCCCGCTTGGCCAAAGAGCGTGGGCAAAGCCTGCGCGTCGATTTATCCGGGCTCGAAACGCATATGGTTTTCTTCGTTGAAGGCGCTTATTCCAAAGTCGTCGGTGATCGCGGGTATTCACGTCCCTTCGTGAAGTTCACGCGGGTCGACGCCAATACCTTGATGATCGAGCATGCGGGCGACAAACACCCGATGGTCGTTCGATGGTCCGAGGGCATCACTTCCCCCCAGCGCGCGAAGTCCGTCAATGAAGGTGGGCGACTGGTGCAGGTGCTGGATATCCCCGCCTCGCTGAAATCGCGCGCGGGCCTGAACGAGCTTCCGCGCAAGTTCATTTACAGTCTGATCACCGGAAGCCATCTGAACAAATTCATTTCGGGGGCGGGCTCGGCGATCATGCGTATCGCTTCGGTCTTGCACGATGGACGTTTGGCGTACGACCGCCCGACCCAAGTGGAATCCAAGCAGGTGCGGGCGTTGCTCGATTCGAATCCTAAGTTGCGCACGAAGGTGCGTTCATTGCTCTTCGTCGCGCCGACCGCGACGGGAAAAACGAAAGTTTTGGGCGATACGATCGTGAACAAAGTCAATTCGGCGCTCGCGACGAAGGGCCGCAAACTCATCGTGCTGATGACGAAGACTCCCGACCTGACGGGAGAGCTGGCGCGTGAAATCGGGGAACACCTTTATGGTGAAATCAGCCCGCGGAACTTCCGCTTGGTCCAATGGGGCGGCGAGAATACGGAAGCCATGGGGACCCCCGAGCTTCTGCGGTTCATCGACGCGTCGGACGTGCCCATCGTTCTGGTCACAAGTTATCCGACGTTGTCCGCGCGGGCGAAGTCGACGACCGAGCAGGCCGAGCTGTTCCGTCGCGCGAACAGTCTGATGATCGACGAGGCCCACAACGCCGGCGGCGAAACTTTCGCCAATGTCCTGCGTTCGGCGATGGACGTGGCCACCGCGGATCGCAATTCGGGGAATGTCCTGAATGGTCTTGATATTTTCGGCGTGACCGCGTCGCCCGTGACGCGTATTCAGCGGACCGCCGACCTTTTCGACGCCGCCTTTTGGGCCGCGGTCGATAGCCCCGGTCGGTGGGCCCAGACGCAAATGCGCACCGGGCACGAGCTGAAAAACTCCGAAAAAGTTTTGGAGTGGGTGCGTATTCTGGAGCAGTATGAAAAAGCGCGCGACCGCGGCGAAATCAACGCCTCGGAGCCGCAGTTTTACAAACCCGAAGAGCGCGGCTTTAAGTTCAGCACCATCTTCAAGCGCGATACGGGAACATCCAGTAGCGTCGACATCGCGCGCCTGAAAGAGATCTGGCCCGATCTTTTGCCGATGATCGAAGGCCACGGTCCGGGCGTCATCCAAACTTATCCGCGTGATGCCGCCCCGGTGGCCGAGGCGCTTTCGCAGCTGACCGGTAAGAACTTCGTTTCGCTGCAGAAACTCAATCCCGTCGAACGCGGTCGCGTCTACGAAGCGTTCCGTAGCGGCGGACTTTACGAAGGGCGACCCGTGGACGCCATCGTCGGTCCGATTCGTGAGGGCCTCGATTTCCCGCAAGCGGGCTGGTACCTCTCGTTTAAAAAGTACGTCAAATTCCCCGAAAACATCCAGGGGCCCGGCCGGGTCGTCCGTCTGGCGTTGAACAAACTGCCGCCGCTGATCATGTTCTTCGGAACGGAAGTGAACAAGATCGCGTACAAAGACGTGCGGGAGCTCGTCTTGAGTCGTTTGGGTCGTTTGCCGGTCAAGCTGCCCGAAGGGCGACTGTACTCGGGCGCGCGTCGCGGGGATGAAAGTCACATCGGTCAGGTGATCGAAAAGTTGAACACCTCGATGGAGGCGCTCGTGCGGATCCGCGCGGAAGTCGCCAAACAGATGGGCGATCCGAAAAACCTGAACGCCGAGCGGATTCTCGAGATGCAGACCCTGCTGAAGGACATCCGTCTTTCGGGAGAAAATCGCGAGATCGCGCAGTCCCTCAAAGAATTCGTGACCGAGCTCAACTCGTTCCCGTTCTTCACGGGACAGCTGCGTTCGACGTGGACTTTGACGGATCGTTTGTTGTCGCTGGCGAAAACTCCGGAGGGCACGAAACGCCGGATCAAGCCGGAAGAAGAAGCGTGGCTCAAAGACAAAGAGATCATGGAGCAAGTGAAGCTCTTCCGTTCGTTGCTTCCGAATATCGGTCCGGTTCCGCGCGCGATCTTGGAGCACATGGATCTGCGTCCCATCAACGTTTATGAATTGGCGGACGCCGTGAATCGTTTCGTCGAAGCGAACGATGGCAAAGCTCCTTTTACCGCCGATGCCGACCCGCGGTCTTTACGAGCTTTCACCCAGCAGGTCTTGCGGACCTCACCCGATGCGTTTTGGCGTCGCCTGAACGAGAACTCGCGTAAAGCGCTGGAAACCGAATATCAAGCGCAAAGCCGCGTCTCTTTAGAGCAAGCGGTGAACGACTTCGTCCTGACGTACCGGATGTTCCCGCATTTGGAGTTCCGTTTGATGCACGACATGGATCGCGGCTTGGTCGACGGAATTTCGGACAAGCTCGCGACGGAGCTTTCCCAGCGCCTGCGTGAAGGCGATGTTGATGTCGCGAAACTTTCGCCCGACGCGCAGCGGGCCCTCGAGGATTCAGAAGTCTACAACGCCTCGGTGCTCGGTGTGATCAGGGCGTTGCGTGAACTGCGTGAGGACGTCACGGACGGTGGAACCTCGTACGTACAACGCCTGCGTGACGAAGGCCTGTTGAGCTACGATACGCTCGCGCGGACCGGAGATTTCCGCGTCCTGCGGGTGATCGATCAGTTGGTTGAACTGAATCCGAACGGTGACTTCCGCTCTTCGATTTTGCGGGATGCGGTCTTCCAACGTTTGGCGGACGTCGGTCCTTAA
- a CDS encoding FHA domain-containing protein, with amino-acid sequence MARLKVFLDGQLSSQHELNPSQDFVAGRGESCDCVLRPERGISRQHFKIFQTEMGWEIESLSRFGELYVNGEKIERTLLQPGQMFAVPPYEFVFEEGHASNEVSVPSIRPPELGRTNTNGGGFTNGGDERTQIGVMPSAGILRLIDNRGNLVQTFGLQGFNWVAGRDVGCTIFIDNAKISRKQFEIQKTEETYFVRDLGGTNGTLVNGRLIPNDQWTQLQSSDVITVADWSLVFEIRDAEFEQRLAQVDPAFRSPVAFTGGGGGGYNVPAHYSDPMNMPAMYLPPGPHASGPMAPVGGMMLFGKHYEWLNPMRLGLIVLILFGGMYMISEELNPPEAPKQAKVQSPFDALPVEKQQIVKQTYSLATEYYMTGRFSQALQKLQELHAIIPAYEDSQQLMNYVQTAMEIKENQEKLRAQEADEKALRALVKEVMDKCKAMVEKERATITMDRLEACVVKALEHDPNNGEVEVLRQQVDALMQDRAIKAAQSAEYQKKVKAMEALYQKAVATEKRKRPLTAIGQYSKVVNAPLPDPNGRKARAQRRIASIEKDIRIRQGSLIKQAEAEYAKGNRKGAIQMLKKSIRINPGNNKVDERIAEIIAELRKDMQPIYHEGILEESVGNVDTARQKFTKILEISIAGEEYYDKAKMKMRKYGQP; translated from the coding sequence ATGGCGCGTTTAAAGGTGTTTCTAGACGGACAACTCAGTTCGCAGCACGAGCTGAACCCCAGCCAGGACTTTGTCGCTGGCCGCGGGGAGAGCTGCGACTGCGTTCTGCGTCCGGAGCGCGGGATTTCGCGCCAACACTTTAAAATTTTCCAGACCGAGATGGGCTGGGAAATCGAAAGCCTTTCGCGTTTCGGTGAGCTGTACGTCAACGGCGAAAAAATCGAACGCACTTTGCTGCAGCCCGGACAGATGTTCGCGGTGCCTCCTTATGAATTTGTGTTCGAGGAAGGTCACGCGTCGAACGAAGTATCAGTTCCGTCGATCCGTCCCCCAGAGTTGGGACGTACGAATACCAACGGCGGCGGTTTCACCAATGGTGGTGACGAGCGTACGCAGATCGGCGTCATGCCGTCCGCGGGGATTTTGCGTTTGATCGACAATCGCGGGAACCTCGTGCAGACCTTCGGTTTGCAGGGTTTCAACTGGGTGGCGGGTCGTGACGTCGGATGTACGATCTTCATCGACAATGCGAAGATCAGCCGCAAGCAATTCGAAATTCAAAAGACGGAAGAAACCTATTTCGTGCGCGATCTGGGCGGAACGAACGGCACGCTCGTCAACGGCCGCCTGATCCCGAACGATCAGTGGACGCAGCTGCAGAGCTCCGACGTCATTACGGTGGCGGATTGGTCGTTGGTCTTCGAGATCCGCGATGCGGAGTTTGAGCAGAGATTGGCTCAAGTCGATCCCGCATTCCGTTCGCCGGTGGCGTTCACCGGTGGTGGCGGCGGTGGTTACAATGTCCCCGCGCACTACTCCGATCCGATGAACATGCCGGCGATGTACTTGCCGCCGGGGCCGCACGCATCGGGACCGATGGCGCCGGTGGGCGGCATGATGTTGTTCGGCAAGCACTACGAGTGGCTGAACCCCATGCGGTTGGGCTTGATCGTGCTCATCCTGTTCGGCGGGATGTACATGATTTCGGAAGAGCTGAATCCGCCCGAGGCGCCTAAGCAGGCGAAAGTGCAATCGCCCTTCGATGCTTTGCCGGTGGAAAAACAGCAGATCGTGAAGCAGACGTACTCGTTGGCGACCGAATATTATATGACCGGTCGTTTCTCGCAGGCGCTGCAGAAGCTTCAAGAGCTGCACGCGATCATCCCCGCTTACGAAGATTCGCAGCAGTTGATGAACTACGTCCAAACGGCGATGGAGATCAAAGAGAACCAAGAAAAGCTTCGCGCTCAAGAGGCCGACGAAAAAGCATTGCGCGCCTTGGTCAAAGAGGTCATGGACAAATGTAAGGCCATGGTCGAAAAGGAGCGCGCGACGATCACCATGGATCGTCTGGAAGCTTGCGTCGTCAAAGCGCTTGAGCACGATCCGAATAACGGCGAGGTCGAAGTCCTGCGTCAACAGGTCGATGCTTTGATGCAAGACCGGGCGATCAAAGCCGCACAGTCGGCGGAGTATCAGAAAAAAGTCAAAGCGATGGAAGCCCTTTACCAAAAGGCCGTCGCCACGGAAAAACGTAAGCGTCCCCTGACCGCCATCGGGCAGTACTCGAAAGTCGTCAATGCGCCCTTGCCGGATCCGAATGGTCGTAAGGCGCGCGCGCAACGCCGTATCGCTTCGATCGAAAAGGATATCCGCATCCGTCAGGGCTCGTTGATCAAACAGGCCGAAGCCGAGTACGCCAAGGGCAACCGTAAGGGCGCCATCCAGATGTTGAAGAAGTCGATCCGGATCAATCCCGGCAACAACAAAGTCGACGAACGCATCGCCGAGATCATCGCGGAGCTGCGTAAAGACATGCAGCCGATCTACCATGAAGGAATTCTGGAAGAATCGGTGGGGAACGTCGATACGGCTCGCCAGAAGTTCACGAAGATTTTGGAGATCAGTATCGCGGGCGAAGAGTATTACGATAAAGCGAAAATGAAGATGCGGAAGTACGGTCAGCCATGA
- the truA gene encoding tRNA pseudouridine(38-40) synthase TruA, whose amino-acid sequence MARYRMLISYDGTDFCGWQRQGEHKNSPKLPSIQETLEKAVGQILNHPLDISASGRTDAGVHAVGQVIHFETERKIPQDLCWALRSKLPPSISPKALWLAPDEFHATLSAVNKTYRYWIYNQPRASALFHRYSWWIRTPLDLSRMNRSAEQLLGTQDFASFRNVGTPTKTTIRRIDRAVWTETKPGILKFEVTGSGFMKQMVRNLVGTMTELEIRGKNPEKMSEIIALKDRSEAGPAAPAQGLFLMKVRYPKALDNKCRQL is encoded by the coding sequence ATGGCGCGCTACCGAATGCTCATTTCCTACGACGGCACCGATTTCTGCGGCTGGCAGCGCCAGGGAGAACACAAAAATTCCCCCAAGCTTCCCAGCATCCAGGAAACCCTTGAAAAGGCCGTCGGCCAGATTTTGAATCATCCCCTCGACATCTCGGCTTCGGGACGGACGGACGCGGGCGTGCACGCCGTCGGTCAGGTCATTCACTTCGAAACCGAGCGGAAAATTCCGCAGGATTTGTGTTGGGCTTTGCGTTCGAAGTTGCCGCCGTCGATTTCGCCGAAGGCGTTGTGGCTTGCGCCCGATGAGTTTCACGCGACGTTGTCGGCCGTGAATAAGACGTACCGCTATTGGATCTACAATCAGCCGCGCGCCTCGGCGCTGTTTCATCGTTACAGTTGGTGGATTCGCACGCCGCTGGATCTGTCGCGCATGAATCGCTCTGCCGAACAGCTTTTAGGAACGCAGGATTTCGCGAGCTTCCGCAATGTGGGAACTCCGACCAAAACCACGATCCGTCGCATTGACCGGGCGGTGTGGACCGAAACGAAGCCGGGGATTTTGAAGTTCGAGGTCACCGGAAGCGGCTTTATGAAGCAAATGGTGCGCAACCTCGTGGGCACGATGACCGAGCTTGAAATTCGCGGCAAAAATCCTGAAAAAATGAGTGAAATCATTGCCTTGAAAGACCGCTCTGAGGCGGGTCCCGCGGCTCCGGCCCAGGGGCTCTTTTTGATGAAAGTCCGCTACCCGAAGGCCCTTGACAACAAATGCCGCCAACTCTAA
- a CDS encoding type II secretion system protein — MDSRNPQGFSLVELLLGAGILSVVLLVLATSGMFMTRLLSKKELTYLRAQQLEQRLIEALQENNNFEFKTRNYMRDGARFPAFTLSFGSAVELKMDAIEESTNVDIKTDFEIPQPDRLLSNVKASVNYYDLDGVKCGPSETDDCPIGVAISMIQIAGTYDYYTYGGTVDYLEEDSRKDKATTPVFALAYRIMVPAPEMVDRKPASEDDVDLRPYISLGAKVVAPSDIGKFEFEDYTTTLPGEVYLEVNGEWNCPDGSYIRGIDPFYQSPVCLRMGSNCVKGELGKQLQISGNTLYVDCVPFKKYECTDSEYVISWISPKYLDSDYSGAEKPGQCVYKGVKRDSRKISGNAGQMDIQERCGSKYEMKVNCGGHAKIISNCVGPADPETGVAPEVPPNVPSVGGLKSKLGTNSYNCRLDVGPKPEVCPAGYSGGSYSVHVDMETTCELRPEDEYRPLKGF, encoded by the coding sequence ATGGACTCGCGAAACCCTCAGGGTTTTAGCTTAGTCGAACTCTTGCTGGGCGCCGGGATTTTGTCCGTGGTGCTGCTCGTGCTTGCGACGTCCGGAATGTTCATGACCCGCCTTCTCAGCAAAAAAGAACTGACTTATTTGCGCGCGCAGCAACTCGAGCAACGCCTGATCGAAGCCTTGCAAGAGAATAACAACTTCGAATTCAAAACTCGTAACTACATGCGCGACGGCGCTCGCTTCCCGGCCTTCACGCTTTCTTTCGGTTCGGCAGTTGAGCTGAAGATGGACGCGATCGAAGAATCGACGAACGTCGACATTAAAACTGATTTCGAGATTCCGCAACCGGACCGCCTACTCTCTAACGTGAAAGCGTCGGTCAATTATTACGATTTGGACGGAGTGAAGTGCGGACCGAGCGAAACTGACGATTGCCCCATCGGCGTGGCGATTTCGATGATCCAAATTGCGGGAACGTACGACTACTACACATACGGTGGAACCGTCGACTATCTCGAAGAGGACTCACGCAAGGATAAAGCGACGACGCCGGTCTTCGCGCTGGCTTACCGGATCATGGTGCCGGCTCCTGAAATGGTGGATCGCAAACCAGCCAGCGAGGACGATGTGGACCTGCGTCCCTACATCTCGCTGGGCGCGAAGGTCGTTGCGCCGTCGGATATTGGCAAATTCGAGTTCGAGGATTACACGACGACATTGCCCGGCGAGGTTTACTTGGAAGTGAACGGTGAATGGAACTGTCCGGACGGCTCCTACATCCGTGGCATCGATCCGTTCTACCAAAGTCCGGTTTGCTTGCGCATGGGTTCGAATTGCGTGAAGGGTGAGCTCGGTAAGCAGTTGCAGATTTCCGGCAACACGCTGTACGTGGATTGCGTGCCCTTCAAGAAGTATGAGTGCACTGACTCCGAGTACGTAATCTCGTGGATCAGTCCTAAATATTTGGATTCCGATTATAGCGGCGCCGAGAAGCCCGGTCAGTGCGTCTACAAAGGTGTGAAAAGAGACTCGCGCAAGATCTCTGGAAACGCCGGGCAAATGGATATTCAAGAGCGTTGCGGTTCGAAGTATGAAATGAAGGTGAATTGCGGCGGGCACGCCAAGATCATATCGAATTGCGTGGGACCGGCGGATCCCGAAACGGGCGTTGCGCCCGAGGTTCCTCCGAACGTGCCTTCCGTCGGTGGTTTGAAAAGTAAGCTCGGCACGAACTCGTACAACTGCCGATTGGATGTAGGACCCAAACCGGAGGTCTGTCCCGCGGGTTATTCTGGGGGCTCTTATTCCGTGCACGTCGACATGGAGACGACGTGTGAATTGCGTCCCGAGGACGAATACCGTCCGTTGAAGGGATTTTGA
- a CDS encoding aspartate-semialdehyde dehydrogenase has translation MAQSLKIGVVGATGMVGKSFMATLEDRKFPVAELRPFASENSLGKTVRLQGKDYAIQILKPGCFDGLDLVFFSSGDEISQEWAPIAEKAGAWAVDNSAAFRMDERYPLVVPEVNGDLVAKTGRPTIVANPNCSTIQLVVALDPLMKKFGLESVRVASYQAVSGAGQAAYDELLESVKTYDGKTEQKAVNFVHPIAFNCIPQIGSFNDLGFSSEEMKIMKETRKILRNPEVKVSAFTVRVPVLNGHAEAVWVTLKQKVTRDQVVAALSEADGIVVQDDLKTSTYPQQRLASGQDPVYVGRIHQDLDDPNTWLMWVVADNIRKGAALNGIQIAERIFDIRH, from the coding sequence ATGGCTCAGAGTCTGAAAATCGGTGTGGTCGGCGCGACCGGAATGGTCGGCAAATCGTTCATGGCAACACTGGAAGATCGCAAGTTCCCCGTCGCGGAGCTGCGTCCCTTCGCCAGCGAAAATTCGCTCGGAAAAACGGTGCGTCTGCAAGGCAAGGACTACGCGATCCAGATTTTGAAACCGGGCTGCTTTGACGGCTTGGACCTCGTTTTCTTTTCGTCGGGCGACGAAATTTCGCAAGAGTGGGCGCCGATCGCGGAAAAGGCGGGGGCTTGGGCGGTCGATAACTCGGCGGCTTTCCGCATGGACGAAAGATATCCGCTCGTCGTTCCTGAAGTGAACGGGGATCTGGTCGCGAAAACGGGTCGTCCCACGATCGTCGCGAATCCGAACTGTTCGACCATTCAATTGGTCGTTGCGCTCGATCCGCTCATGAAAAAATTCGGTCTGGAGTCCGTGCGCGTGGCGAGCTACCAAGCGGTCAGCGGCGCCGGCCAAGCGGCTTACGATGAGCTTTTAGAGTCGGTGAAGACCTACGACGGCAAAACCGAACAAAAGGCCGTCAACTTCGTGCACCCCATCGCGTTCAACTGCATTCCCCAAATCGGCTCATTCAACGATCTGGGTTTCTCGAGCGAAGAGATGAAGATCATGAAGGAAACCCGCAAGATTTTGCGTAACCCCGAAGTGAAGGTTTCGGCCTTTACCGTCCGCGTGCCCGTGCTGAATGGCCACGCCGAAGCGGTTTGGGTGACGTTGAAACAGAAGGTGACCCGCGACCAAGTCGTCGCCGCGCTTTCGGAAGCCGACGGGATCGTCGTTCAGGACGATCTGAAGACCTCCACTTACCCTCAACAACGTTTGGCGTCGGGACAAGATCCCGTCTACGTGGGCCGTATTCACCAGGATTTGGACGATCCGAACACCTGGTTGATGTGGGTCGTTGCGGATAATATCCGTAAGGGCGCCGCTCTGAACGGCATCCAAATCGCCGAGCGAATTTTTGACATTCGCCATTAG
- the pssA gene encoding CDP-diacylglycerol--serine O-phosphatidyltransferase: protein MSTTTPVETADYAAEPKRKLAIHIYLLPNMLTTANLFFGFFAVVQAVRGEFVYAAYCIVAAAVFDLLDGRAARLTRSTSKFGAEYDSLCDCVSFGMAPAVMLYLWALQPFGRMGWIACFFFVACGALRLARFNVQANVVEKAYFQGLPIPMAAGIVASSILAFQDMGWDASGNPLILAMTFLLAFVMVSTFRYRSFKDLDLKSRMPFRYLVVGVAVIAVVAYRPEVNLFLLFLTYATLGAVFGVLRLGHRKIRPNAYLPSRDEQEDDLVEEEDEESALDNEIVEEKDRT from the coding sequence ATGTCGACAACGACTCCGGTGGAAACCGCGGACTACGCGGCCGAGCCTAAACGCAAACTCGCGATTCATATTTATCTTCTGCCCAATATGCTGACCACGGCGAACCTGTTCTTCGGGTTCTTCGCGGTGGTGCAGGCGGTGCGCGGGGAATTCGTCTATGCCGCGTACTGTATCGTGGCGGCGGCGGTTTTCGATCTTCTGGATGGGCGGGCGGCGCGGTTGACCCGTTCGACGTCGAAGTTCGGGGCGGAATACGACTCCCTCTGCGACTGCGTCAGCTTCGGGATGGCGCCGGCGGTGATGCTTTACCTGTGGGCCTTGCAGCCCTTCGGTCGCATGGGCTGGATCGCGTGTTTCTTCTTCGTCGCCTGCGGTGCGCTTCGTTTGGCGCGCTTCAACGTCCAAGCGAACGTCGTCGAAAAAGCCTACTTCCAAGGTCTACCGATCCCGATGGCGGCGGGGATCGTGGCCAGTTCCATTTTGGCATTCCAGGATATGGGTTGGGACGCCAGCGGGAATCCGCTGATCCTGGCGATGACTTTCCTTCTCGCTTTCGTGATGGTCTCGACGTTCCGTTACCGTTCTTTCAAGGACTTGGATCTGAAGTCGCGGATGCCGTTCCGCTATTTGGTCGTCGGCGTCGCCGTGATCGCGGTCGTCGCTTACCGTCCCGAAGTGAATTTATTTCTGCTGTTCTTGACCTACGCGACACTCGGCGCTGTATTCGGCGTTCTCCGCCTCGGCCATCGCAAAATCCGTCCGAACGCTTATCTGCCCTCGCGCGATGAGCAAGAAGACGACCTGGTCGAAGAGGAGGATGAAGAATCCGCTCTCGACAACGAGATCGTGGAAGAAAAAGACAGGACATAG
- the rplM gene encoding 50S ribosomal protein L13, producing the protein MKTWIVKKEETERNWWIVDCSNQRVGRIATQIATLLRGKHKPTFTPNQDNGDFVIVINTDKLELTGNKWNTKKFFRHSRWFGSLKEKTAAEMKQEDSAFVLSEAVRGMLPTNKMTYSLMTKLKTYTGAEHPHAAQKPQPFKVQ; encoded by the coding sequence ATGAAAACATGGATTGTAAAGAAAGAAGAGACTGAGCGTAACTGGTGGATCGTTGATTGCTCCAACCAGCGCGTCGGTCGTATTGCCACTCAGATCGCAACTCTGTTGCGCGGCAAACACAAGCCCACCTTCACTCCGAATCAGGACAACGGTGACTTCGTAATCGTGATCAATACCGACAAGCTTGAGCTGACCGGTAACAAATGGAACACAAAAAAATTCTTCCGCCATTCTCGTTGGTTCGGTTCTTTGAAAGAAAAGACGGCTGCGGAAATGAAGCAGGAAGATTCGGCATTCGTTCTCAGCGAAGCGGTTCGTGGCATGCTCCCGACCAACAAAATGACATACTCGCTGATGACCAAGCTGAAGACCTACACTGGCGCTGAGCACCCCCACGCGGCTCAGAAACCCCAACCTTTTAAAGTTCAGTAA
- a CDS encoding biopolymer transporter ExbD, giving the protein MSKISDNDSEAISDINVVPLVDIILVVLIIFMVTAPMIMKPSINVNLPKAASGDATTPGGLSITLTTDGKTLLNGQPSDAEQIRAQAAVELAKNPETQAVISADRDVPHGQVVQMIDQVKQAGIKKFAISIEKAQ; this is encoded by the coding sequence ATGTCGAAAATTTCCGATAACGATTCGGAAGCGATTTCCGACATCAACGTCGTTCCGCTCGTCGACATTATCCTCGTCGTTTTGATCATTTTCATGGTGACGGCGCCGATGATCATGAAGCCTTCGATCAACGTCAATTTGCCGAAGGCGGCGAGCGGGGACGCGACGACTCCGGGCGGCCTTTCGATCACGCTGACGACGGACGGCAAGACTTTGCTGAACGGCCAGCCTTCGGATGCCGAGCAGATCCGCGCGCAGGCGGCGGTAGAACTCGCCAAAAATCCCGAGACCCAGGCGGTGATTTCGGCCGACCGCGACGTCCCCCATGGACAGGTCGTGCAGATGATCGATCAGGTCAAACAAGCGGGCATCAAAAAGTTCGCGATCAGCATCGAAAAAGCGCAGTAA